The following are encoded together in the Weissella soli genome:
- a CDS encoding glycosyltransferase, with amino-acid sequence MNYFVSENIFTFNSGTEHGQAKRTKLFNEHGQGAIYVTRNYNRFLHRDVAAVDLDMSQVLNMYDYFQGVTNVTRKEQALRLLDQIPLAEYHIVGHGPNYSTINHAGREMAKITVMPATVGLVNEIIYYDAAGNTTVRENFDWRGFKSSVDYFNPDGSLAVQQFLNLAGTPVLEIIHMDVNGTRYPTMWKLLNFQGRNIRFDSQDALFTFFLSDLANQNPGSNFISDRRSLDRVVADIAGTTNKYAYLHDIHTPDVAHPQRGKLYDAYRVVLEERAMDFKAIFTPTAEQARDLKLRFPKATFKAAPDTYVDNAILAQPLTGLTERVRHRIAYVGRLSPEKRPEDAIKVLAKVRTVVPDATLELIGYAANTEIRSNLDRLAQELGVTDQVIFTAYGDYGRVNAVLNTAQVLVQTSLGEGFGMNLVEAFAHGVPVVTYDINYGAKKLVTDGSDGYVVPSGSVNQMAQRVIALFNDEAMWLAASTAAYTKARQYNGDAMYTAWQAVL; translated from the coding sequence ATGAATTATTTTGTTAGTGAAAATATTTTTACGTTTAACTCAGGTACAGAGCATGGACAAGCCAAACGAACGAAGCTGTTTAATGAACATGGGCAGGGCGCGATTTATGTGACGCGTAACTATAACCGATTTTTGCATCGTGATGTCGCCGCAGTTGATCTAGATATGTCACAAGTGTTAAATATGTATGATTACTTCCAAGGCGTGACTAATGTCACACGGAAGGAACAAGCATTGCGCCTACTTGATCAAATTCCATTGGCCGAGTACCATATTGTGGGGCATGGACCGAATTATTCAACCATTAACCATGCGGGTCGTGAAATGGCCAAGATCACGGTAATGCCAGCAACCGTCGGCTTGGTCAACGAAATCATTTATTATGATGCGGCTGGCAATACCACTGTTCGTGAAAATTTTGACTGGCGTGGTTTCAAGTCATCAGTCGATTATTTTAATCCTGACGGTAGCCTGGCAGTGCAACAGTTTTTGAATTTAGCCGGTACACCGGTACTAGAAATTATCCATATGGATGTGAATGGTACGCGTTATCCTACCATGTGGAAATTACTTAATTTTCAAGGGCGCAACATTCGTTTTGATTCACAAGACGCCTTGTTCACCTTTTTCTTAAGTGATTTAGCCAATCAAAATCCAGGGTCTAATTTTATTTCAGACCGTCGTTCATTAGATCGGGTGGTGGCGGATATCGCGGGTACGACTAATAAGTATGCGTATTTGCATGACATACACACACCGGATGTTGCCCATCCACAAAGGGGCAAGCTGTATGATGCTTATCGAGTGGTGCTAGAAGAACGCGCCATGGATTTTAAGGCCATCTTTACACCAACGGCTGAACAAGCCCGAGATCTGAAGTTGCGTTTCCCTAAGGCAACGTTCAAAGCGGCTCCTGATACGTATGTCGATAATGCCATATTAGCGCAGCCATTAACCGGACTGACTGAGCGCGTTCGGCATCGGATAGCATATGTTGGTCGATTGAGTCCAGAAAAACGCCCAGAAGACGCGATTAAGGTCTTAGCTAAGGTACGGACCGTTGTGCCAGATGCCACGCTGGAGTTGATCGGGTATGCTGCTAATACTGAGATTCGTAGTAACCTGGATAGACTCGCACAAGAGTTAGGTGTGACTGACCAAGTGATCTTTACTGCATACGGCGATTATGGCCGGGTGAATGCGGTGTTGAATACAGCGCAAGTATTGGTGCAAACATCGCTTGGTGAAGGATTTGGGATGAACTTAGTTGAGGCATTTGCGCACGGTGTACCAGTGGTAACATATGATATTAACTATGGTGCCAAAAAACTGGTCACGGATGGCAGTGATGGCTATGTGGTACCATCTGGTTCAGTGAATCAGATGGCCCAGCGAGTAATAGCCCTTTTTAATGATGAAGCTATGTGGCTAGCAGCTAGTACGGCAGCTTATACGAAGGCCCGTCAATATAATGGGGATGCTATGTACACTGCTTGGCAGGCAGTATTATAG
- a CDS encoding glycosyltransferase family 4 protein, which translates to MNFFINATMPDHKSGIEHAQLKRLMLFNDHQTDSRIVLREWDPIAHLNANAAGISDEQLINMFDYFQEATAVQAKPVSVGDIDFGVFNTNVIDDPANKRFLVTDPAGKLVARVNYDANDAQRVRSTELFDGFGNLYQVAHYDSRGFVSLIQWYTPDNKIGTETWLTPTGRVALETFNKHTMTHNNDLIKTGWRLIEADGTVMQFDTIEELTLHFFDRLNDDFWSAEMPNVFILDRAHLGDWGLLHLKKPAYTVMHLHNSHAGDAQDPMHSMVNNHYEFALNTLDQFDAVVSATHKQTHDLQLRFAPKTHLFTIPVGVVPERLLNAPRVPVAARTFGKVIAFARIAWEKHLDDLVRAVGIVKREFPEVTLDLYGYADPTDDYKARKAVENAIAEYGLGDAVQLKGYTTDIDAVENEAMMYGLTSRMEGFNLAIMEAISHGLISFSYDVNYGPNEIVQDGVNGNVVAYEDYQALADAMLQVLRDPELAQRYSTGAYASAARYSEANVWAAWRELLDDAKATWPAKLAAIPNHAMVK; encoded by the coding sequence ATGAACTTTTTCATTAATGCGACAATGCCTGACCATAAATCCGGTATTGAACATGCCCAATTGAAGCGATTGATGTTGTTTAATGATCATCAAACTGATTCACGGATTGTTTTACGTGAGTGGGATCCCATCGCCCATCTAAACGCCAACGCTGCGGGCATTTCAGATGAACAGTTAATCAATATGTTTGACTATTTTCAAGAAGCAACAGCAGTTCAAGCAAAGCCAGTATCTGTTGGCGATATTGATTTTGGGGTCTTTAATACGAACGTTATTGATGACCCGGCAAACAAACGCTTTTTAGTCACTGATCCGGCCGGTAAACTGGTGGCCCGGGTTAATTATGATGCCAATGATGCCCAACGTGTGCGATCAACAGAATTATTTGATGGTTTTGGTAACTTGTATCAGGTGGCCCATTATGATTCGCGAGGGTTTGTTTCATTAATACAGTGGTACACTCCTGATAATAAGATTGGGACTGAAACTTGGTTAACGCCAACTGGTCGTGTGGCCTTGGAGACCTTTAATAAGCACACGATGACTCACAACAATGATTTGATTAAAACAGGGTGGCGCTTGATTGAAGCGGATGGCACAGTTATGCAATTTGACACCATCGAAGAGTTAACCTTGCATTTCTTTGATCGTTTGAATGATGATTTCTGGTCAGCTGAAATGCCAAATGTCTTTATTTTAGATCGTGCGCATTTGGGCGATTGGGGGTTGTTGCACCTGAAAAAGCCGGCTTATACAGTCATGCATTTGCATAACTCACACGCTGGGGATGCGCAAGATCCAATGCATTCAATGGTGAATAACCATTATGAGTTTGCGCTGAATACACTTGATCAGTTTGATGCGGTGGTCTCAGCGACGCACAAGCAAACGCATGACCTGCAATTGCGGTTTGCACCAAAGACTCACTTGTTCACCATTCCCGTTGGTGTGGTGCCAGAACGTCTCTTAAATGCGCCGCGTGTACCAGTAGCTGCACGGACATTTGGCAAAGTGATTGCTTTTGCCCGCATTGCTTGGGAAAAACACCTAGATGATTTGGTGCGCGCAGTCGGCATCGTTAAACGCGAATTTCCTGAAGTAACGCTCGATTTGTATGGCTATGCCGATCCCACGGACGACTATAAAGCTCGCAAGGCCGTCGAAAATGCGATTGCCGAGTATGGCTTAGGGGATGCAGTGCAGTTAAAGGGCTATACGACAGACATTGATGCGGTCGAAAATGAGGCGATGATGTATGGGTTGACTTCACGGATGGAAGGATTCAATTTAGCCATTATGGAAGCCATCTCCCATGGCTTAATCTCATTTTCCTATGATGTGAATTACGGTCCAAATGAGATCGTTCAAGATGGCGTCAATGGTAATGTTGTGGCATATGAAGATTATCAAGCGTTGGCAGATGCCATGTTACAGGTATTGCGTGATCCTGAGTTGGCCCAGCGTTATTCAACTGGGGCATATGCATCAGCTGCACGTTATTCTGAAGCCAATGTCTGGGCTGCCTGGCGTGAATTACTGGATGATGCCAAGGCAACTTGGCCGGCAAAGTTAGCGGCCATACCAAACCATGCCATGGTTAAGTAG
- a CDS encoding NAD(P)-dependent oxidoreductase has protein sequence MKIGFIGTGVMGTGIILNLLKKGHTLVINNRTKAHAQTVLDAGATWVDTAKEVAEQTDIAITMVGYPADVEAQYYGEQGLFAGAKPGQILVDMTTSTPTLAEKLAADGESYGVSVLDAPVSGGDVGAKNGTLTIMVGGNEAAYSQVQPIFEQISKATHLFGAAGKGQHTKMANQIMIAATMLGLSESFTYAKAAGLNVADVMATLSAGGAQNWSMDNYGPRILANDYAPGFYVKHIIKDLRIALDEAEKLGVVLPATELAETLYTKLADQRGLGDAGTQALIKLWHQFA, from the coding sequence ATGAAAATTGGGTTTATTGGAACTGGGGTTATGGGCACTGGCATCATTTTGAATTTACTGAAAAAAGGACATACATTGGTCATTAACAATCGAACAAAAGCACATGCGCAAACCGTTCTAGACGCCGGGGCCACTTGGGTTGATACGGCGAAAGAGGTTGCCGAACAAACGGATATTGCAATCACAATGGTGGGGTATCCTGCTGATGTAGAAGCACAATATTATGGCGAGCAGGGCCTCTTTGCTGGGGCGAAGCCAGGTCAAATCTTGGTGGATATGACGACATCAACACCAACCCTAGCTGAAAAGTTAGCCGCTGATGGCGAAAGTTACGGTGTTTCAGTGCTTGACGCGCCTGTTTCGGGTGGCGATGTTGGTGCGAAAAATGGTACTTTGACGATTATGGTTGGCGGTAATGAGGCGGCCTACAGCCAGGTACAACCTATCTTCGAGCAAATTTCAAAGGCGACCCATTTGTTTGGGGCGGCCGGGAAGGGCCAACACACTAAAATGGCCAATCAAATTATGATTGCGGCCACGATGTTGGGCTTATCAGAAAGTTTCACTTATGCTAAAGCAGCTGGCCTTAACGTAGCTGATGTGATGGCCACCTTATCGGCGGGCGGTGCACAAAACTGGTCGATGGATAATTATGGTCCCCGTATTTTGGCAAATGACTATGCACCAGGTTTCTATGTTAAGCACATTATTAAAGATCTACGCATTGCGTTAGATGAAGCCGAAAAATTAGGTGTGGTGTTACCAGCAACCGAATTAGCAGAAACCTTGTATACCAAACTAGCCGATCAACGTGGCCTGGGTGATGCAGGCACGCAAGCGTTGATTAAGTTATGGCATCAATTTGCGTAG
- a CDS encoding xanthine phosphoribosyltransferase, whose translation MKLLEDKIKNEGRVIGTEVLKVDNFLNHQVDPALMAAMGEEFARLFENDNIDKVLTVESSGIAPAVFTALALHVPMVFARKKKSLTLVDDNYTADVYSFTKQETNHIIVDKRFISAGERILLIDDFLANGQAVEGMLQIADAAGAEVVGVGIVIEKTFQKGRAILDEKGIRVESLARIAAFEDGQVIFVN comes from the coding sequence GTGAAATTATTGGAAGATAAAATCAAAAATGAAGGCCGTGTGATTGGTACTGAGGTCTTGAAAGTTGATAATTTTTTGAATCATCAGGTTGACCCGGCTTTGATGGCCGCGATGGGTGAAGAATTTGCCCGGCTATTTGAAAACGATAACATCGATAAAGTCCTCACGGTTGAATCTTCAGGGATTGCACCCGCGGTATTTACCGCTTTGGCGTTACATGTACCAATGGTGTTTGCTCGTAAAAAGAAATCCCTTACTTTAGTTGATGATAACTATACGGCAGACGTGTATTCTTTTACTAAGCAAGAGACAAACCATATTATTGTAGATAAGCGGTTTATTTCGGCTGGTGAACGCATCCTATTAATTGATGATTTTTTGGCAAATGGTCAAGCAGTTGAAGGCATGCTGCAAATCGCTGATGCTGCTGGGGCAGAGGTTGTCGGCGTTGGGATTGTGATTGAGAAAACCTTTCAGAAAGGCCGTGCCATCCTAGATGAAAAAGGGATCCGTGTTGAATCATTGGCCCGGATTGCTGCCTTTGAAGACGGCCAAGTCATTTTTGTGAATTAA